In one window of Caballeronia sp. TF1N1 DNA:
- a CDS encoding GMC family oxidoreductase — translation MEFDYIIVGAGSAGCILANRLTESGQYSVLLLEAGGEDASFWFKVPVGFTKTYYNPEYNWMYYSEPEAQLNDRKLYCPRGKVQGGSGSINAMIYVRGQPHDFDDWAKAGNRGWSFKDVLPYFRRVESHPLGNTEYHGANGKIRVSPMKDDAHPICQDFLQAAEEAGFPRTDDFNGPKYEGAGIYDVNTRDGQRSSSSFEYLHPVMERGNLRIERNVTVRRVLFDGARAMGVLASRNGQDLQFRAKREVILSAGAVDTPKLMQLSGIGEAELLAKHGVTLVHELPAVGKNLQDHLCVSFYYRATVKTLNDQLGSLIGKAKVALQYLMTRKGPLAMSVNQAGGFFKGADDELEPNLQLYFNPLSYRIPKSSKAQLEPEPYSGFLLCFNPCRPTSRGSVEIASAKVEDAAKIRINALTTAKDIREVIQGSKLIRRIMGTKALRQVTAEEISPGPGVKSDEDMLAYFRDQSGSIYHLCGSCAMGPDARTSVVDERLRVHGIDGLRIVDASVFPNITSGNLNAPTMMVAEKGADMILEDSRRGVVEALKPLELPVAA, via the coding sequence GCTGCATTCTCGCCAACCGTCTGACGGAGTCGGGACAGTATTCGGTCCTGCTGCTCGAAGCGGGCGGCGAGGACGCGTCGTTCTGGTTCAAGGTCCCGGTCGGCTTCACCAAGACCTACTACAACCCCGAATACAACTGGATGTACTACAGCGAGCCGGAAGCGCAGCTGAACGACCGCAAGCTGTATTGCCCGCGCGGCAAGGTGCAGGGCGGCTCCGGCTCCATCAACGCGATGATCTACGTGCGCGGCCAGCCGCACGATTTCGACGACTGGGCGAAAGCGGGCAATCGCGGCTGGAGCTTCAAGGACGTGCTGCCGTATTTCCGTCGCGTGGAATCGCATCCGCTTGGCAACACGGAGTATCACGGCGCGAACGGCAAGATCCGCGTTTCGCCGATGAAGGACGACGCGCATCCGATCTGCCAGGACTTTCTGCAAGCCGCGGAAGAAGCGGGCTTTCCGCGCACCGACGACTTCAACGGCCCGAAGTACGAAGGCGCGGGCATCTACGATGTCAACACGCGCGACGGTCAGCGTTCGTCGAGCAGCTTCGAGTATCTGCATCCGGTGATGGAACGCGGCAATCTCAGGATCGAGCGCAACGTGACGGTGCGCCGCGTGTTGTTCGACGGCGCGCGCGCCATGGGCGTGCTCGCCTCGCGTAATGGCCAGGACTTGCAGTTCCGGGCGAAGCGCGAAGTGATTCTCTCGGCGGGTGCCGTCGATACACCGAAGCTCATGCAACTCTCCGGTATCGGCGAAGCGGAGTTGCTCGCGAAGCATGGCGTGACGCTCGTGCATGAGCTGCCGGCGGTCGGCAAGAATCTGCAGGACCATCTGTGCGTGAGCTTCTACTATCGCGCGACGGTAAAGACGCTGAACGACCAGTTGGGTTCGCTCATCGGCAAGGCGAAGGTGGCGCTGCAATATCTGATGACGCGCAAGGGACCGCTCGCCATGAGCGTGAACCAGGCGGGCGGCTTCTTCAAGGGCGCCGACGACGAGCTGGAGCCAAACCTGCAACTCTACTTCAACCCGCTGTCGTACCGCATTCCGAAGAGCAGCAAGGCGCAACTCGAACCGGAACCGTACTCGGGCTTTTTGCTGTGCTTCAATCCGTGTCGCCCGACGAGCCGCGGTTCGGTGGAAATTGCGTCGGCGAAGGTCGAGGATGCGGCGAAGATCCGCATCAACGCGCTGACGACGGCGAAGGATATCCGCGAAGTCATTCAGGGCAGCAAGCTCATTCGCCGCATCATGGGCACGAAGGCGCTGCGCCAGGTCACGGCCGAGGAAATCTCGCCGGGACCGGGCGTGAAGAGCGACGAAGACATGCTCGCGTATTTTCGCGACCAGTCCGGCTCGATCTATCACCTGTGCGGTTCCTGCGCGATGGGTCCGGACGCGCGCACCTCCGTGGTCGACGAGCGTCTGCGCGTGCATGGCATCGATGGTTTGCGCATCGTCGATGCATCGGTGTTCCCGAACATCACCTCCGGCAACCTCAACGCGCCGACGATGATGGTCGCCGAGAAGGGCGCGGACATGATTCTCGAAGATTCGCGTCGTGGGGTGGTCGAGGCGTTGAAGCCGCTCGAACTTCCCGTCGCCGCATGA